From a region of the Pseudomonas fulva 12-X genome:
- a CDS encoding YecA/YgfB family protein: MPTSSSPYAAFAALLASGGSSVSPAELHGLLLGRSCAGAGFEAGPWLVDATELLGVEPPDNVRQALIGLQEMVRGELTGDDVTVVLLLPSDEASLAERAAALGQWCQGFLGGFGLTVGDAALSAEAMEVLQDLSAIAQVQNALDESEDGENDYMEVMEYLRVAPLLLFSECAKPAAPAPKPSLH, from the coding sequence ATGCCGACTTCCAGTTCTCCCTACGCAGCCTTCGCCGCCCTGCTCGCCAGTGGTGGTTCCTCCGTTTCACCTGCCGAATTGCACGGCTTGCTGCTGGGCCGCAGCTGCGCCGGCGCCGGCTTCGAAGCCGGCCCCTGGCTGGTCGACGCCACCGAACTGCTCGGCGTAGAGCCGCCGGACAACGTACGCCAGGCGCTGATCGGCCTGCAGGAAATGGTGCGCGGCGAGCTGACCGGTGACGACGTCACCGTGGTCCTGCTGTTGCCCTCCGACGAAGCTTCGCTGGCCGAGCGTGCCGCGGCACTGGGCCAGTGGTGCCAGGGCTTTCTCGGCGGCTTCGGGCTGACCGTCGGCGACGCCGCGTTGAGCGCCGAGGCCATGGAAGTGCTGCAGGATCTGTCCGCCATCGCCCAGGTGCAGAATGCGCTGGACGAGTCCGAGGACGGCGAGAACGATTACATGGAAGTCATGGAATACCTGCGCGTCGCGCCACTGCTGCTGTTCAGCGAGTGCGCCAAGCCGGCTGCCCCCGCGCCCAAGCCTTCGCTGCACTGA
- the pepP gene encoding Xaa-Pro aminopeptidase, translated as MTSISKAEYARRRKALMAQMEPNSIAILPAAPVFIRNRDVEHIYRQDSDFQYLSGFPEPEAVIALIPGREHGEYVLFCRERDPERELWDGLRAGQEGAISQYGADDAFPIGDIDDILPGLIEGRERVYYAVGTNPEFDRHLMEWVNVIRSKARQGASPPKEFVALNHFLHDLRLYKSAGEVKVMREAAQISARAHIKAMQASRAGLYEYHLEAELDYEFRKGGSKMPAYGSIVAAGRNACILHYRENDALLKDGDLVLIDAGCEIDCYASDITRTFPVSGKFSPEQKAIYEIVLAANMEAFKFIAPGRHWNEAHEATVRVITKGLVDLGLLDGKVDELIAAEAYKPFYMHRAGHWLGMDVHDVGEYKVGGEWRVLEVGMAMTVEPGIYIAVDNQNVAKKWRGIGVRIEDDVVVTKTGCEILTNDVPKAVDEIEALMAAARAQVA; from the coding sequence ATGACCAGCATCTCCAAAGCGGAATACGCCCGCCGCCGCAAGGCGCTGATGGCGCAGATGGAACCCAACAGCATCGCCATCCTGCCGGCGGCGCCGGTGTTCATTCGCAACCGCGACGTCGAACACATCTACCGCCAGGACAGCGACTTCCAGTACCTGTCCGGCTTCCCCGAGCCTGAGGCAGTGATCGCCCTGATTCCCGGCCGCGAGCATGGCGAGTACGTGCTGTTCTGCCGTGAACGCGACCCCGAGCGCGAGCTGTGGGACGGCTTGCGCGCCGGTCAGGAAGGGGCGATCAGCCAGTACGGCGCCGACGATGCCTTCCCCATCGGCGATATCGACGACATCCTGCCGGGCCTGATCGAAGGCCGTGAGCGCGTTTATTACGCGGTGGGCACCAACCCGGAGTTCGACCGCCACCTGATGGAGTGGGTCAACGTGATCCGCTCCAAGGCGCGCCAGGGCGCGTCGCCACCCAAGGAGTTCGTCGCCCTCAACCACTTCCTGCATGACCTGCGCCTGTACAAGTCGGCCGGTGAAGTGAAGGTGATGCGCGAAGCGGCGCAGATTTCCGCCCGCGCCCATATCAAGGCCATGCAGGCCAGCCGCGCCGGGCTCTACGAATATCACCTGGAAGCGGAGCTCGATTACGAATTCCGCAAGGGCGGCTCGAAGATGCCGGCCTACGGCTCCATCGTCGCCGCTGGCAGGAACGCCTGCATCCTGCATTACCGCGAGAACGACGCGCTGCTCAAGGACGGCGACCTGGTGCTGATCGACGCCGGTTGCGAGATCGACTGCTACGCCAGTGACATCACCCGCACCTTTCCGGTCAGCGGCAAATTCTCGCCCGAGCAGAAGGCCATCTACGAGATCGTCCTGGCCGCCAATATGGAAGCCTTCAAGTTCATCGCTCCGGGCCGCCACTGGAACGAGGCCCACGAGGCCACGGTGCGGGTCATCACCAAAGGCCTGGTCGACCTCGGCTTGCTGGACGGCAAGGTCGACGAGCTGATCGCCGCCGAGGCCTACAAGCCGTTCTACATGCACCGCGCCGGCCACTGGCTGGGCATGGACGTGCACGATGTCGGCGAATACAAGGTCGGCGGCGAATGGCGCGTGCTCGAAGTCGGCATGGCGATGACCGTCGAACCGGGCATCTACATCGCCGTGGATAACCAGAACGTCGCCAAGAAATGGCGCGGCATCGGCGTGCGCATCGAGGATGACGTGGTGGTGACCAAGACGGGCTGCGAGATCCTTACCAACGACGTGCCCAAGGCCGTCGACGAGATCGAAGCGCTGATGGCCGCCGCCCGTGCACAGGTAGCCTGA
- the ubiH gene encoding 2-octaprenyl-6-methoxyphenyl hydroxylase, which produces MLRVDVAIIGGGLVGASLALALQGEARKRGWRIALIEPFAPGDGYQPSYDARSTALSYGSRLIYEGLGLWSAIAEQATAIERIHVSDRGRFAAARLSAEQENVPALGYVVENAWLGHCLWQALDAEVIQWRCPAQVERMEPTAEGYRLTLDDETLIDCSLAILADGGRSSLREQLGIAVNQRPYDQTALIANITPERAHGGEAFERFTESGPLALLPLSDNRCALVWTHPSREIERLLKLDERAFLAELQQAFGYRLGALKQVGARVPYPLVLIEAAEQVRANLVVLGNAAHSLHPIAGQGFNLSLRDVRALADTLLASAAPLGDLTTLQRYAATQAGDQARTVAFSDQVTRLFSTDQPLLAAGRNLGLLGLELLPPAKRWFARQAMGMGTRGNPQ; this is translated from the coding sequence ATGCTACGAGTCGACGTGGCGATCATCGGTGGCGGTCTGGTTGGCGCCAGCCTGGCGCTGGCGCTGCAGGGTGAGGCGCGCAAGCGCGGCTGGCGTATCGCGCTGATCGAACCGTTCGCCCCTGGTGACGGCTACCAACCCAGTTACGATGCCCGCTCCACGGCGCTGTCCTACGGCTCGCGGCTGATCTACGAAGGCCTCGGCCTGTGGTCGGCGATTGCCGAACAGGCCACCGCCATCGAACGTATTCATGTTTCCGACCGCGGGCGCTTCGCTGCCGCACGCCTGAGCGCGGAGCAGGAAAACGTGCCGGCCCTGGGCTATGTGGTGGAAAACGCCTGGCTCGGCCACTGCCTGTGGCAGGCACTGGACGCCGAGGTGATCCAGTGGCGCTGTCCGGCCCAGGTCGAGCGCATGGAGCCGACCGCTGAGGGCTATCGCCTGACCCTGGACGACGAAACCCTGATCGACTGCTCCCTGGCCATCCTCGCCGACGGCGGACGTTCGTCGTTGCGCGAGCAGTTGGGTATCGCCGTCAATCAGCGTCCCTATGACCAGACCGCGCTGATCGCCAACATCACCCCGGAGCGGGCCCATGGCGGCGAGGCCTTCGAGCGCTTCACCGAATCCGGCCCGCTGGCGCTGCTGCCGCTTTCCGACAACCGCTGTGCGCTGGTGTGGACGCACCCGAGCCGCGAGATCGAGCGGCTGCTCAAGCTCGATGAGCGCGCCTTTCTCGCCGAGCTGCAGCAGGCTTTCGGCTATCGGCTTGGCGCGCTCAAGCAGGTCGGCGCACGGGTGCCGTACCCGCTGGTGCTGATCGAAGCCGCCGAGCAGGTGCGCGCCAACCTGGTGGTGCTCGGCAATGCGGCCCACAGCCTGCACCCGATCGCCGGGCAAGGTTTCAACCTGTCGCTGCGTGACGTGCGTGCGCTGGCCGATACGCTGCTGGCAAGCGCGGCACCGCTGGGCGATCTGACCACCCTGCAGCGCTACGCCGCCACCCAGGCCGGCGATCAGGCGCGCACCGTGGCGTTTTCCGATCAGGTCACCCGGCTATTCAGTACCGATCAGCCGCTGCTCGCCGCCGGCCGCAATCTGGGCCTGCTCGGGCTGGAGTTGCTGCCGCCGGCCAAGCGCTGGTTCGCCCGTCAGGCCATGGGCATGGGTACCCGCGGTAACCCGCAATGA
- a CDS encoding DUF4442 domain-containing protein, giving the protein MTARQLARKARVLRWIMNFYPPYLGAGVWIRRIAADFRQVDVKLRLGWYNRNYVGTQFGGSLYSMTDPFYMLMLMENLGRDYVVWDKAASIDFIAPGRGPVFASFAIDQAFIDEVRERTAGGDKYLPELPVEVRDGSGTLVARVNKTLYVRLKPRVRQAA; this is encoded by the coding sequence ATGACTGCCCGCCAGCTGGCGCGCAAGGCCCGTGTGCTGCGCTGGATCATGAATTTCTATCCGCCTTACCTGGGCGCCGGTGTGTGGATCCGCCGCATCGCTGCGGATTTCCGTCAGGTCGACGTGAAATTGCGTCTGGGTTGGTACAACCGCAATTACGTGGGTACCCAGTTCGGCGGCAGCCTGTATTCGATGACCGATCCCTTCTACATGTTGATGCTGATGGAGAACCTGGGCCGCGATTACGTGGTCTGGGACAAGGCCGCCAGCATCGATTTCATCGCGCCGGGCCGCGGGCCGGTGTTCGCCTCGTTCGCCATCGACCAGGCCTTCATCGACGAGGTGCGCGAGCGCACCGCCGGTGGCGACAAGTACCTGCCCGAATTGCCGGTCGAGGTGCGCGATGGCAGCGGCACCCTGGTGGCGCGGGTCAACAAGACGCTCTACGTGCGGCTCAAGCCGCGCGTGCGACAGGCAGCCTGA
- a CDS encoding 2-octaprenyl-3-methyl-6-methoxy-1,4-benzoquinol hydroxylase — protein sequence MRADLIIVGAGMVGSALALALRKQGLECLVLDGGPMRVEPFDASAGYEPRVSALSMASQRILERLGAWPGVLARRSCPYGDMYVWDGSGTGNIHFSAGSVHALTLGHIVENRVVQDALVERLHDSDVGLLANARLERLRHSGDDWLLTLADGRELRTPLIIAADGANSAVRRLAGCETREWDYLHHAIVTSVRCAEAHQATAWQRFTDEGPLAFLPLGERDGEHWCSIVWSTTPEHAAQLMALDDDTFSIELAQAFEHRLGQVLQVDRRLCIPLRQRHAKRYVESGLALIGDAAHTIHPLAGQGVNLGFLDAAVLAEVLAQAAARGERLADERVLSRYERRRMPHNLAMMAAMEGFQRLFQSDSLALRLARNAGLDLVDGLEDAKALFVRQALGLSGDLPELAKA from the coding sequence ATGCGTGCAGACCTGATCATCGTCGGTGCCGGTATGGTCGGCAGCGCCCTGGCCCTGGCCTTGCGCAAGCAGGGTCTGGAATGCCTGGTGCTCGATGGCGGCCCGATGCGGGTCGAACCGTTCGACGCCAGCGCTGGCTATGAGCCGCGGGTTAGCGCGCTGTCGATGGCCAGCCAGCGCATTCTCGAACGCCTCGGCGCCTGGCCAGGCGTGCTGGCGCGGCGCAGCTGCCCCTATGGCGACATGTATGTCTGGGACGGCAGCGGCACCGGCAACATTCATTTCAGCGCCGGCAGCGTGCATGCCTTGACCCTCGGCCATATCGTCGAGAACCGCGTTGTCCAGGACGCCCTCGTCGAGCGCCTGCATGACAGCGACGTGGGCCTGTTGGCCAATGCGCGCCTGGAGCGCCTGCGCCACTCCGGTGATGACTGGCTGCTGACCCTGGCCGACGGACGCGAGCTGCGTACGCCGCTGATTATCGCGGCGGATGGCGCCAATTCCGCGGTGCGCCGCCTCGCCGGCTGCGAAACCCGCGAATGGGATTACTTGCACCACGCCATCGTCACCAGCGTGCGCTGTGCCGAGGCCCATCAGGCCACGGCGTGGCAGCGCTTCACCGACGAAGGTCCGCTGGCCTTTCTGCCGCTGGGCGAGCGCGACGGCGAACACTGGTGCTCGATCGTCTGGTCGACCACGCCGGAGCACGCCGCTCAACTGATGGCGCTGGACGACGACACGTTCTCTATAGAGCTGGCGCAGGCGTTCGAGCATCGCCTCGGGCAGGTGCTGCAAGTGGACCGCCGCCTCTGCATCCCGCTGCGCCAGCGGCACGCCAAGCGCTACGTCGAATCGGGGCTGGCACTGATCGGCGACGCTGCCCACACCATCCATCCGCTGGCCGGGCAGGGCGTCAACCTCGGCTTCCTAGACGCCGCGGTGCTCGCCGAAGTGCTGGCGCAGGCTGCGGCACGCGGCGAGCGGCTGGCCGACGAGCGCGTGCTGAGCCGTTACGAGCGCCGGCGCATGCCCCACAACCTGGCGATGATGGCGGCGATGGAAGGCTTCCAGCGCCTGTTCCAGAGCGACTCCCTGGCGCTGCGCCTGGCTCGCAACGCCGGGTTGGATCTGGTCGACGGCCTGGAAGACGCCAAGGCGCTGTTCGTGCGCCAGGCCCTAGGCCTGAGCGGCGACCTGCCGGAGCTGGCGAAGGCGTGA
- a CDS encoding extracellular solute-binding protein, whose product MSVRRALLAVFTLSTLVSAVQAADEVVVYSSRIDELIKPVFDAYTAKSGVAVKFITDKEAPLMERIKAEGENTPADLLITVDAGNLWQAEQMGILQPMKSSVVDANIPAQYRAASGAWTGLSLRARTIVYSPERVKDGELTTYEALADKNWEGRLCLRTSKKVYNQSLTATLIETHSEAKTEEIIKGWVSNLATDPFPDDNSVINAVAAGQCDVGIVNTYYFGRLHEQNPDLKAKLFWPNQQDRGVHVNLSGVGLTKYAPHPEAAQKLVEWMTSAEAQNIFADANKEFPANPKVKPSAEVASWGEFKADSIAVEVAGKRQAEAIRLMDRAGWN is encoded by the coding sequence ATGTCGGTACGTCGTGCGCTTCTCGCCGTTTTCACCCTCAGTACGCTGGTCAGCGCGGTGCAGGCCGCCGATGAAGTCGTGGTCTATTCCTCGCGTATCGACGAACTGATCAAGCCGGTGTTCGACGCCTATACCGCCAAGAGCGGCGTCGCGGTGAAGTTCATCACCGACAAGGAAGCGCCGCTGATGGAGCGCATCAAGGCCGAAGGCGAGAACACCCCGGCGGACCTGCTGATCACCGTCGATGCCGGCAACCTCTGGCAGGCCGAGCAGATGGGCATTCTGCAGCCGATGAAATCCAGCGTCGTCGACGCCAACATTCCTGCCCAGTACCGCGCCGCCAGCGGTGCCTGGACTGGCCTTTCGCTGCGCGCGCGTACCATCGTCTATTCGCCGGAGCGGGTGAAGGATGGCGAGCTGACCACCTACGAAGCGCTGGCCGACAAGAACTGGGAAGGCCGCCTGTGCCTGCGCACCAGCAAGAAGGTCTACAACCAGTCGCTCACCGCCACCCTGATCGAAACCCACAGCGAAGCCAAGACCGAAGAGATCATCAAGGGCTGGGTCAGCAACCTGGCCACCGACCCGTTCCCGGACGACAACTCGGTGATCAACGCCGTGGCCGCCGGCCAGTGCGACGTGGGCATCGTCAACACCTACTACTTCGGTCGTCTGCACGAGCAGAATCCGGACCTGAAAGCCAAGCTGTTCTGGCCGAACCAGCAGGACCGCGGTGTGCACGTCAACCTGTCTGGTGTCGGCCTGACCAAATATGCGCCGCACCCGGAGGCCGCGCAAAAGCTCGTCGAGTGGATGACCAGCGCCGAAGCGCAGAACATCTTCGCCGACGCCAACAAGGAATTCCCGGCCAACCCGAAGGTGAAGCCTTCGGCGGAAGTCGCCTCCTGGGGTGAGTTCAAGGCGGACAGCATCGCCGTCGAAGTGGCCGGCAAGCGCCAAGCCGAAGCCATCCGCCTGATGGATCGGGCTGGCTGGAACTGA
- a CDS encoding ABC transporter permease: MAHPTRWYPIAFAVALLVLMPLLVLLASWHEVDRQIWSHLWQTQLPRLIGNTLTLVIGVGVGVTLLGVSLAWLTSLCEFPGRRWLDWALMLPFAIPAYVLAFVFVGLLDFSGPVQTLLREWLGSGIRFPRVRSTAGVIIVLVLVFYPYVYLLARNAFLAQGKGLTEAARTLGLTPLQAFWRVALPVARPAIGAGLALALMETLADFGAVSVFNFDTFTTAIYKTWYGFYSLGSAAQLACLLLFAVMLVLYGERRARGAVRPAVERPRSGALYRLTGLRALAASGWCLLVFACAFVIPMLQLVVWFWQRGRFDLDERYLALIQHTLYLGALAALITVAVALLLAFARRQAPTRLMGATVGLANLGYALPGSMLAVAIMLAFSSLDNGVVIPLSKWLGGAGKALLLGSLGALLLAYLIRFLAVAHGPLETSLARIRPTLAQASRSLGVGGVPLFVRLYLPLLMPGVLTAALLVFVDVLKEMPATLLMRPFGWDTLAVRIFEMTSEGEWARAALPALTLVLVGLLPVILLIRRSAQRIG, encoded by the coding sequence GTGGCCCATCCGACCCGCTGGTACCCCATCGCCTTTGCCGTCGCGCTGCTGGTGCTTATGCCGCTGCTGGTGTTGCTGGCGAGCTGGCATGAAGTGGACCGGCAGATCTGGTCGCACCTCTGGCAAACCCAACTGCCGCGGCTGATCGGCAATACCCTGACGCTGGTGATCGGCGTCGGCGTGGGGGTAACGCTGTTGGGTGTGAGTCTGGCCTGGCTGACCAGCCTCTGCGAGTTTCCCGGCCGGCGCTGGCTGGACTGGGCGCTGATGCTGCCCTTCGCGATTCCTGCCTACGTGCTGGCCTTCGTGTTCGTTGGTCTGCTGGATTTCTCCGGCCCGGTGCAAACGCTGCTGCGCGAGTGGCTGGGCAGCGGTATACGCTTTCCCCGGGTACGCTCCACCGCCGGAGTCATCATCGTTCTGGTGCTGGTGTTCTACCCCTACGTTTACCTGCTGGCGCGCAATGCCTTTCTGGCCCAGGGCAAGGGCCTGACGGAAGCGGCGCGCACCCTCGGCCTCACGCCATTGCAGGCGTTCTGGCGGGTGGCCCTGCCGGTGGCGCGGCCAGCCATTGGCGCCGGGCTGGCCCTGGCGCTGATGGAGACCCTGGCCGATTTCGGCGCGGTGTCGGTATTCAACTTCGATACCTTCACCACCGCCATCTACAAGACCTGGTACGGCTTCTACAGCCTGGGCAGCGCCGCGCAACTGGCCTGCCTGCTGCTGTTCGCGGTGATGCTGGTGCTCTACGGCGAGCGCCGCGCCCGAGGCGCCGTGCGCCCCGCGGTCGAGCGACCGCGCAGCGGCGCGCTGTATCGGCTGACCGGCCTGCGGGCGCTGGCGGCCAGCGGCTGGTGCCTGCTCGTGTTCGCCTGCGCCTTCGTGATCCCGATGCTGCAGCTGGTGGTGTGGTTCTGGCAGCGCGGGCGCTTCGACCTGGATGAGCGCTACCTGGCGCTCATCCAGCACACCCTGTACCTGGGTGCCCTGGCGGCGCTGATCACCGTGGCCGTCGCCCTGCTGCTGGCCTTCGCGCGGCGCCAGGCGCCGACCCGCCTGATGGGCGCTACCGTCGGCCTGGCCAACCTCGGTTACGCGCTGCCGGGGTCGATGTTGGCGGTGGCGATCATGCTGGCCTTCAGCAGCCTGGATAACGGCGTGGTGATTCCCCTGTCGAAATGGCTCGGCGGCGCCGGCAAGGCGCTGTTGCTGGGCAGCCTGGGCGCCTTGCTGCTCGCCTACCTGATCCGCTTTCTGGCGGTGGCCCATGGGCCTTTGGAAACCAGCCTGGCGCGCATTCGCCCAACGCTGGCCCAGGCCTCGCGCAGCCTCGGCGTCGGTGGCGTGCCGCTGTTCGTGCGCCTGTACCTGCCGCTGCTGATGCCCGGAGTACTGACCGCGGCCCTGCTGGTGTTCGTCGACGTGCTCAAGGAAATGCCCGCCACGCTGCTGATGCGCCCGTTCGGCTGGGACACCCTGGCCGTACGCATCTTCGAGATGACCAGCGAAGGCGAATGGGCCCGCGCCGCGCTGCCAGCGCTGACCCTGGTGCTGGTCGGCCTGCTGCCGGTGATCCTGTTGATTCGCCGCTCGGCACAGCGAATCGGATAG
- the gcvT gene encoding glycine cleavage system aminomethyltransferase GcvT, translating to MGQRTPLYDLHLALGAKMVDFGGWDMPLHYGSQVEEHHQVRRDCGVFDVSHMTVVDAQGADAQRYLQRLLANDVTRLQSPGKALYSAMLNEQGGVIDDLIVYLLGTPEVPAYRLVVNAATRDKDLAWLRAHSTDFAVELRERSDFALFAVQGPKARARTAELVSQSRASLIHELKPFQGLSDGDWFIARTGYTGEDGLEIMLPAGEAVAFFNDLVGAGISPIGLGARDTLRLEAGLNLYGQDMDEQSTPLASNLAWTVAWEPAERPFIGREALQRQHETGGYPRLVGVVLEERGVLRAHQVVRVDGVGEGEITSGSFSPTLGKSIALARVPAKTGDRAEVEIRGKWYPLRVVQPSFVRHGKVLI from the coding sequence ATGGGACAGCGCACACCTCTTTACGACCTGCACCTGGCGCTCGGCGCCAAGATGGTCGATTTCGGCGGCTGGGACATGCCGCTGCACTACGGCTCCCAGGTCGAGGAGCATCATCAGGTCCGCCGCGATTGTGGGGTGTTCGACGTCTCCCACATGACCGTGGTCGACGCGCAGGGCGCCGATGCCCAGCGTTATCTGCAGCGCTTGCTGGCCAACGACGTGACGCGCCTGCAGAGCCCGGGCAAGGCCCTCTACAGCGCCATGCTCAACGAACAGGGTGGGGTGATCGACGACCTGATCGTCTACCTGCTCGGCACACCTGAAGTGCCGGCCTACCGCCTGGTGGTCAATGCCGCCACCCGCGACAAGGACCTGGCCTGGCTGCGCGCCCACAGCACCGACTTCGCCGTCGAACTGCGCGAGCGCAGCGACTTCGCCTTGTTCGCCGTGCAGGGCCCCAAGGCCCGCGCGCGCACCGCCGAGCTGGTCAGCCAGTCCCGCGCCAGCCTGATCCACGAGCTCAAGCCATTCCAGGGCCTGTCCGACGGCGACTGGTTCATCGCCCGTACCGGCTACACCGGCGAAGACGGTCTGGAAATCATGCTGCCGGCCGGCGAAGCGGTGGCCTTCTTCAACGACCTGGTCGGCGCCGGCATTTCCCCCATCGGCCTCGGCGCGCGCGACACCCTGCGCCTGGAAGCGGGCCTGAATCTCTACGGCCAGGACATGGACGAGCAGTCCACACCGCTGGCCTCCAACCTGGCCTGGACGGTGGCCTGGGAGCCGGCCGAACGCCCCTTCATCGGCCGCGAGGCGCTGCAGCGTCAGCACGAGACCGGCGGTTATCCGCGCCTGGTCGGTGTGGTGCTCGAGGAGCGTGGCGTGCTGCGCGCCCACCAGGTGGTGCGCGTCGACGGCGTTGGCGAAGGCGAGATCACCAGTGGCAGCTTCTCGCCGACTCTTGGCAAGTCCATCGCATTAGCCCGTGTACCGGCCAAGACTGGTGACCGCGCTGAGGTGGAAATTCGTGGCAAGTGGTACCCGCTGCGCGTGGTGCAGCCCAGTTTCGTACGCCATGGCAAGGTGCTGATCTGA
- the gcvH gene encoding glycine cleavage system protein GcvH yields the protein MSSIPADLRYATSHEWARLEADGSVTVGISDHAQEALGDVVFIELPEIGKVLDAGQEAGVVESVKAASDIYAPVGGEVIAINEALADSPESVNNDPYGSWFFKLKPSDASQLQKLLDSAGYEASIDG from the coding sequence ATGAGCTCTATCCCCGCCGATCTGCGTTACGCCACCAGCCACGAATGGGCACGTCTGGAAGCCGATGGCAGCGTGACCGTGGGCATCTCCGACCATGCTCAGGAGGCGCTGGGCGATGTGGTGTTCATCGAGCTGCCGGAAATCGGCAAGGTGCTCGACGCAGGCCAGGAGGCCGGTGTGGTGGAGTCGGTGAAGGCTGCTTCCGACATCTATGCCCCGGTGGGCGGCGAAGTGATCGCCATCAACGAAGCACTGGCCGACAGCCCGGAAAGTGTCAACAACGACCCGTACGGCAGCTGGTTCTTCAAGTTGAAGCCCAGCGATGCGTCGCAGCTGCAGAAGCTGCTGGACAGCGCAGGTTACGAGGCGAGCATCGACGGCTGA
- a CDS encoding DUF2388 domain-containing protein produces MRRSSSLLIAGLFLAAATQAHAVNLRDVLSSGATTASTYLTFKDNKMIVPAQDDASSYIASNGEIRGPYLEAALQKIRTDNPDLQASDMELATAILTAQQ; encoded by the coding sequence ATGCGCCGTTCTAGTTCGCTGTTGATCGCCGGCCTGTTTCTGGCCGCTGCTACTCAAGCCCATGCCGTAAACCTGCGTGACGTACTGTCGTCGGGTGCGACCACCGCGTCGACCTACCTGACGTTCAAGGACAACAAGATGATCGTCCCTGCCCAGGATGATGCCAGCAGCTATATCGCCAGCAACGGCGAAATCCGCGGCCCGTACCTGGAAGCGGCGCTGCAGAAGATCCGCACCGACAACCCGGATCTGCAAGCCAGCGACATGGAGCTGGCCACCGCGATTCTGACTGCCCAGCAGTAA
- a CDS encoding methyl-accepting chemotaxis protein: MQTSLRQMIETIRTESEELRRASQQLSQTSGEVARGASEQADGATSMAAAMEQMIGNIAQIAEHTRSARDISEQSEQLTTSGGQVIVGVVDGMNHIAEAVSQSSKTVTVLGQSSEEIDSIIQVIRGIAEQTNLLALNAAIEAARAGEAGRGFAVVADEVRGLAARTAQSTQEITGMIQRIRESTAQAVKSMDAGVSRVSDGVGLARQANASITEIRQGVQRSAQMVDEIAHTITEQSKASNEVAERVEMISEVAQRNNQAMQELAQMLVQMDNSAQAMQASVRRFEL; the protein is encoded by the coding sequence ATGCAGACCAGCCTGCGGCAGATGATCGAAACCATCCGCACCGAAAGCGAAGAGCTGCGCCGCGCCTCCCAGCAGCTGAGCCAGACGTCCGGCGAAGTAGCCCGCGGCGCCAGCGAGCAAGCCGATGGCGCCACCAGCATGGCCGCGGCCATGGAACAGATGATCGGCAACATCGCCCAGATCGCCGAGCACACCCGCAGCGCGCGGGATATTTCCGAACAGTCCGAACAGCTGACCACCAGTGGTGGCCAGGTGATCGTCGGGGTGGTCGACGGCATGAATCACATCGCCGAAGCGGTCAGCCAGTCGTCGAAAACGGTCACCGTGCTGGGCCAGTCATCCGAGGAAATCGACTCGATCATTCAGGTGATTCGTGGCATCGCCGAGCAGACCAACCTGCTGGCCCTCAACGCCGCCATCGAGGCCGCACGAGCTGGCGAAGCAGGCCGCGGTTTCGCCGTAGTGGCCGACGAGGTACGTGGCCTGGCAGCGCGGACCGCGCAGTCGACCCAGGAAATCACCGGCATGATCCAGCGCATCCGCGAATCTACCGCCCAGGCGGTGAAAAGCATGGACGCCGGTGTCAGCCGGGTCAGCGACGGCGTAGGCCTGGCCCGACAGGCCAATGCCTCGATCACCGAGATTCGTCAGGGTGTGCAGCGCTCGGCGCAGATGGTCGACGAAATCGCCCATACCATCACCGAGCAATCCAAGGCCAGCAACGAGGTCGCCGAGCGGGTGGAAATGATCAGCGAGGTGGCCCAACGCAACAACCAGGCCATGCAGGAACTGGCGCAGATGCTGGTGCAGATGGACAACTCCGCCCAGGCCATGCAGGCCTCGGTGCGGCGCTTCGAACTCTAG